GGCGGAGGCCTGCGCGACATCGTCGACGGCAAACGCCAGATGCCGCAACCCCTGCGCCTCGGGATACGAGGGGCGAGGCGGTGCGCCGTCGAACGAAAAAAGCTCAATCTGACCGCCGTCGGGCAGCCCGAGGTCCAGCTTGTACGACCGCCTCGTTTCCCGGTAGTTTTCCGCCACGATCCGCAGGCCAAGGGTGTCGACGTAGAAGCGTTTCGAGACCTCGTAGTCCGAACAGATGATGGCGGCGTGGTGGATGCGTAGCAGCATGACGTCACCGCTCCCAGAAGACGGGAGTCAGGATGATGAGCACCGTAAAGATTTCGAGCCGGCCGGCCATCATCAGGAATGACAGAAACCACTTCCCGAAGCTGGATATAGACGCATAGTTTTCCGCCGGCCCAAAGTCCCCGAACGCCGGCCCGATATTTCCCAGGCACGAGATCGTGGTGGTGAACGCGCTCAAGACATCCAGTCCCGTCATCGCCATCACCAGCGTGCCGACACCCGCCAGCCCGCAATACAGGACCAGAAACGACAACACGTTGCGCATCACATCTTCCGAAACCGGCTTCCCGTTCAAGCGAACGGTCAGGACCGCCCGGGGATGGATGAGCTGTTTGAGCTCCTTGAATGAATTCTCGAACATCAGAATGTGTCGGATGATCTTGATACCTCCGCCCGTGGACCCGGCCATCCCGCCCGAGAAAAAAAGCAGAAAGATGACCGTCATGGCCAGGGGGGGCCATAATTCGTAGTCGGCCGTCGCAAAGCCCGTGGTCGTGACGATGGATGCGGCCTGGAACGCGGCGAGTCGGACGGCGCGGCCGAACGGCTCGC
This sequence is a window from Rhodothermales bacterium. Protein-coding genes within it:
- a CDS encoding VOC family protein; translation: MLLRIHHAAIICSDYEVSKRFYVDTLGLRIVAENYRETRRSYKLDLGLPDGGQIELFSFDGAPPRPSYPEAQGLRHLAFAVDDVAQASARLAARGVVMEAIRVDAYTGRRFVFFADPDGLPLELYEASAGPEKPG